The following is a genomic window from Tripterygium wilfordii isolate XIE 37 chromosome 19, ASM1340144v1, whole genome shotgun sequence.
AAAGTTGCCCCAATATGAAAACTTTTTGCGAGGGACCACTTTCCACTTTTAAGCTCCGGTATGTATATTCTCATGGAAGGCGTTGGAATGGCAACCCCAATGCTACCATACAGACCTTGCATAAAGAAATGGTACGCATCTTCTTTTCGCTCCTGCTTTCCAATCAAGTGGCACTCATATGCATTTTATATGTCATTTCACAGAACTCTATGCAGCACTTCTCTTTAGCTTCTTGATTGTATGCTTTGCTGCATAATGCATTCTGGTTTTAATTAATGTATGGGTTGATTGGCGTAGACTATGATTTTAAGTTGGAATACTTTATCTGCCTATAGATGTTCTCAATCCAATGAGTATGAATTTCTTCATGCGAAGAGATTAATAGAGATGGATTAGAATAGACACAATATAGTGATTCTAAATATGGCCCCACCTTCAGATAATGGCCATCAGAATCCAGAGCCAATTTCGGAGGCACGTTGCTCGTAGAGATTTCATTGCACTGCGGATGGCTTCCATAGTAATACAGTCTGCAGTGAGaggtaaggcatcaaaatatgtaATAAACTACATGAAGCGTTAATCTTAGCAACTACTTGGTCCCCTTCACATCATTATAGGGGAttctacaatatatatatagaatcacAAGGCGTTGACTCAATATTCTCACATACCCCATCAAGTTGGCGCACGTATATCACACGTTTGTAACTTGTCTAATGAGTCAACAAACAACCTACTAGTAACAGCTTTGGTTAGCACATCTGCTAGTTGATCTTCAGACTTCACAAATAGAAAATCAATAACCCTGGCTTCAAgtttttctttaataaagtgTTTGTCAATCTCCACGTGTTTGGTCCGATTATGTTGTTCCGGATTGTGAAAAATCACGATTGTTGACTTGTTATCACAATGTAGATTCATAGCAGTTCTTTGTTCAAACCCCAAGTTAGATAAAAGATCAGTCAATCACAATAATTCACAAACACCGAGAACCATACCTCTATATTATGTTTCGGCAGTCGACCTAGCCACAACTGGTTGCTTCTTGCTCTGACAAGTTACAAGATTCCCACCTACAAACCTGAAATATCCTGAGGTTGACCATTCTATTACCGGCTGAGCCAGCCTAACTTGGCAAACATGGCAAGGAGTTCTCCGATCAATGAAGGGATTGGGAAAGTAAGAATTTAGTGAAACTGTGTACTTGTAGAATTTGTCCctcttatttacttttttttaattaatttttgttttttggaaaaTTAGGATTAATAGCCTGAGAGACGAAATGCATTATATTTTTTGGAGGATTACGATTAAACTGCCCATCTTAACTGTTGATATTCATGTTTGCCATGCTTTTGCTCTCTTTTCAACCTTTGGGGTGtggttaaatttttttcaatttttgaagGGTGTAGATATATCAAAGTATAATTTGTAAAAACTGATGTGTAAATAGAGTTCACCATTTTCTTAACCAATTTGGGCCAACAAAATAGTGGCCATTATCAGACATTGCCAAGTGACAAATTGTCTTTCAATTCTTCACATGGGCCGAGACCCATGATATAGGTCAATTTATCAAACAACTCAATGGACCTTATAAGTCAAAACTCTGTAATTCTGTAACCAACAAATGCCCAACATTAACTGGATCAATTTCATTTAATTGGGCCTAAAACATAGCCCATCCCATATCCCATTACCATCTCCCTCACCCGACGGTACAACTGTGCAGCCGCGGATGAAGGTTGTGGTGGTGGCTCGGTGTGGGCTCCACGAGACCACCTGCACCGATTAGGGGTGTGGTTTTCACACAAATTTTCAAATGGGCTTCTTCCTAAGTCCACAAGTAACTTTCGGCCCATTCAAATTTACATTATTTTGTTACTTTTCTAGCTAAATTCTCAAATGGGCTTCCTCCTAAGACAAATAAATTTCGGCCcattcaaatttacattcttcTGTTACTTTTCTAGCTAATTTTCCAGGACATTTACGCTGAGGTTCCGTACCCAACTAAGCCCCGTATTTTTTTTCGGGCTAAACAAATCCTCGAACTTTGTATATTGAGCTAAACAAGCCCCTCATACTAAATTTGTACTTTGCTTAATCCGGTCTTCTAAATTTGTATACAAATCTTTGTGAACTTTTATAAGACAGTGATTTGCATTGCTATTTTTCAAAGTAGAAAACATTTTTTCATTCCCACACTGTAAATTTGTAATTCATACGTGTTCGCATTTCTTTGAAAGACTGACCCCAAGTCAAAATTTCTGCTTAGTCCAAGTCAACGCGCAGCATATATTGCTGTGTATAGATACGTATGGAAGGAAAAACCATGGCTATGTATAAAATCTTTCCAAGCATTTGCTATAACAATGAAGTTCTCAAAGCACTCTCTACAACGAGGCGGGTTGGACTATTGAGCCCGACGGCACCACCTATGGCTAGATACATTGCTTGATTTCTCATCGCCACATTGCCATAAAACTTTTCTCGAACAAATTAATTATTGAATCGGTTATGTTAGAGAAAGTGTCTTTGTAAGACTGTAGTTGGATTAGAGCTTCCCAAACCAAGTGCTCTAGATAAGAGCCCAAGACTCTAGATACCACCTGTGGCACCATCACTAATCCATTTGAGTTATTTTTCTCTAATTACCTTAAgatttctcatctctcctctttttagttaaaatatgttatataaaaggaaaattaaaaataatttaattacagCTAAAGACATATTTGAAAAGACATGTTCCAATAAGTactacttttaaaaaaaaaaaacttattagtAAGGACACAACTTATTAAATTACCTATGTATctctttttatttaataaaatttcaaaGTTCGAATGAATCgacttattttcattttatttctccTACATTTTGTCAATACATGTATCATCAGTTTAAAAACTCTTtgaaaaactctttcaaataagattcatcttcaaataaaatttcaaaatacatgatgaattttgaaaaaaatatataatctaAATTAGTTTAAAAACTCTTTCAAATAAGATTCATCTTCGATATATTATGAGATGAAAATTTGTTCATATAAATTTATCTATAATAATCACATCAAAACCACAATGGAATATACAAACAAATTATTGCAGATAAACTAATTCAGATAAATTTAGTGTACATAAATTCGGtgtagataaatttcaatatatattaatcataacaaaataataataataatacatatgaattttaatatatagtaatcataaaaaatcataatataCAATGCAAATGTATTTAGTGcatataaatttcaatatatactaatcaTAATAAAATCACAACAAATACAACGTAATAGATAGTGCAGATATATTTGGTACAGATAATTGTGAGGCGGATAAATTTAGTACAGAGTAATTTAGTGTAAAATTGTGTTTATATGATTCACATCTCCAATGCGCAAACTTTGAGCCTTGATTTGGCCTCCAAAATGTTCGAACTTCCAAAAATGTATAAGACAAATTATGTCATTTTTAGAGTATTCTTTCAAACGTCACAAGAATCTCTCAATCAAAGCTCAAAAGAGTTAGTTATGGTTATCCGAACACACTAATGATGAACACAATGACTTTGAGTCTCAATTTTACATCTAAAACATTTGAATCTCCAAACATGTATTAGATGCACTTTTGAGGGTGTTAGAGTAATTTTTCGAATGCCATAAAATTGCCTCAATTAGAGCTCAAATGAGTGAGTTATAGCTGTCTGAACACTCTAACATCATAAACACAACTTCAATAAGTAAACTTCGAGTCTCGATTTGACTCCTGAACCGTTCAAATctctaaaaatatattagatgCAATTCTGTAGGTATTAGAGTCTTCTTGCGAATGTCATAAAAATCGTATCAATTGGAGCTAAAACGTGTGAGTTATGAATGTTCGATCATACTAACGTCATAAAAagatatttgattattgaaattTAGAAGTAAAACAAGAATTGATGGTactttgattaaaaaaatatatttttaaattatttttccttaatgaaatatattttattaatttataaatcttatgagttgaaaaaaattagagtgaATTTATTGGAATTAAAAGTTATTTCGAGGATCTATTACTAACTAATccataaaaaattatgaaaaattcataagaaaatcatttttacataataaaatcaacatcaattataaatataaataacaatacCACCTAAGAAAGATCTATCATTATGTAATGTGGATatgcaattttgttttctttcttttgtctcGCATAtatattgagaagaaaataaaaaataatccaaATGGATaacaaacgaaaaaaaaaacacaaattaacaaatactaaaagttaaaacaatgaaaaaaacaaaaaacaaaaaatgatgcAACAACAATAGGAAAACCTTTATGGAAAGGAACGAATCATCAGGGGCCCACTAAAGCAAATGGCAGCATTGTTAATTAACAAGAAACTAGGGGTAATCAAGAACTGAATATGCATTTTAGCTGACCATCACTATCTCATCTACAAACAGACACACACAGATGATGAGATGAGCCGCGGCGTGTGCTTGTGCTTTTCCTTTCTCCCGGTTTGACTACAGATTCCTTGCCTTTTCCGGCCGATATGTCACCGGGATCTAGCACTAGCATGCCTGAAACGCTGCCGTTTCCCGTCTGATACACTCGTCTGATTCCACAAACCAGAGTTTCCAACTATACTGCAGCATCTTTGGATCATACTTTCTCTAGTTTTCCCTCCATTTCTCATTttcattcttatttttattcaaGCAAATTTATGATTCTTTCTGCAGCTTTTGTTTATTCAAGCGAAGAGTGCAGTAGATCAGTGACTGAATTCTGAATTGTGGTTAGTTTAGAGAGGTGGTCGAAATGACATCAGGGTCGAGGCTGCCGACATGGAAGGAGAGGGAGAATAACAAGAGAAGGGAGAGGAGGCGGAGGGCCATTGCTGCCAAGATCTTCGCCGGGCTCCGGATGTTTGGAAATTACAAGCTTCCCAAGCACTGTGACAACAATGAAGTCCTCAAAGCACTATGCAACGAGGCGGGTTGGATCGTCGAGCCCGACGGCACCACCTATCGCAAGGTACATTGCTGGATCTCTCATCACCTGTCATAACACTCGTTATTGGATTTCTCATCACCTGTCATAACAATCCTTATTGAATCGGTTAAGTTAGAGATAGCGTTTGTtaggttgttttcttttttttctttcttgttttccaGTTAATTACTTTTATGCGTCGGCTCATTGGATGCTGTTGTTCCGCTGTCTGTCTCCGGCGTACCTCTGCAACAGTTCCGATGGTCTATATCTAACATTTTGTTTGAATTCTCCGGCGTACATGAGATCCgtgtctgtatttttttttcccgctTATGGTTACTCTGAGCGGCTAGATCGGGTCAGCACACTGTTGCTCTCCCTTCTTGCTCTTTTTTTGTTATCAGACTTTTCTTTCAACGCGTGACAGGCGACAGCACAAGATTCTCTTTAGCTTCTCTTTCCTCAGGGAGAACGTGAATCAGCTCAGATATCTGTTATTAAGACGAAAACGCCCTTAATCCCAGTTCAAAAGCAACTTACTTAGACGTGAACAATGAGGGGTATTTTTGTCGTCTAGTATATTTTCCAACTCTTTTCCTCTCTGACCCATTTGATTATTGCAACGACAGAGCCAGTCCCTTTCACTTTTTGCTCAGTTTCTTTATTTGGGAGATTTTTTCTTCAAGTTGTGGAGATGATctggggggttttttttttacctcaaGTGCTGTCTAATTATTAGGTTCATTTATTTCTATATGTTAGTAATTAATACAATGCATAGATGGAAAGACAAAAATGAGCTTTGGTTTTGTTGCCTATAAATGCTAGATTGGTGGGTCTTTGGATGATTTGGGTGGTATGGACAATTATTGATGTGCTCCTTACAACAAATAATAAACCACTTTGGATAAGCACCCTTTCCTGAAGGTTATTAAATTGTTTGCTGTTTTTGATGAGTAAATTTCTCTACTCCTGATAGAATGATTGGGGATTAAAGTAGTGGGAAGGATTATATTTGGCAGGTTGTAGAGTTCTACTAATCACCAAAATGCTTTTGCAATTGGGGAAAGGGATCAACCAATTCTTACTACATCATCAAATAAGAAAGAAATGACACTGTTACCAACTATAGGGGAGCTAGATCACTTCAAATGATGTTACGACTCATCAGTACGAATGGCACGCCATGTTAGGCTATGGTGATTCCCTCAATTCAATGGGGACTACTCTCTGTTTTTTACATTGGACATTTGAATTACCGCATTTCATGcaaaatctttttatttttttgaaacatgGCATAGATTTTCCACATCTGGAGGTGATACCTACCTTGTAGTGGACTTCTTTTGGATAAATTGTTGTTGTGTCTTTTTGTTGTTATGAGCTGTGTTAATGTCTTGTTCCCATTTGATGTAGTGTCTTTCAATTGAGTGTGAGCCCTGGCATATATGTTAAGGATTTTTGGATAATGGTCATGTAATATTGTAATTTGAAGGAACTATGGCTTTATCACACCCACTAGTCATCTTAATTTGGTTTGGAATTATATGTTTATGGTTAATATTTGATATCCATTTAGTTACCAATGCAAACTATGAGCTAGATTATTGCCAATTTCCAATTCAATTCATGGGAATTTTTTGATTTCCTTGATCTTTTCTCAAGTTTTCTGCTGCTAAACATCATGTGATTCTGCAGGGATGCAAGCCTGTGGAGCGCATGGACATAGTTGGGGGTTCTGCAACTGTAAGCCCGTGCTCTTCTTATCACCCAAGCCCCTGTGCTTCATACAACCCAAGCCCCTGTGCTTCATACAACCCAAGCCCCTGTGCTTCGTATAACCCAAGTCCTGCATCTTCTTCCTTTCCAAGTCCAGCTTCATCTTCATATGCTGCCAATCCTAATGCTGATGGTAGCTCCCTTATACCATGGTTAAAAAATCTTTCGTCtgcatcatcatcgtcatcctcCAGGCATCCCCATCTCTACATCCATAGTGGTTCCATCAGTGCACCTGTTACCCCTCCTTTGAGCTCCCCAACATGCCGCACTCCCCGAGTCAAATGTGCCTGGGAAGACCAACCTGCTCGCGCTGGCTGGGGTGGGCAGCACTATTCTGTCCCTCCGTCTTCAACTCCGCCAAGCCCTGGTCGTCAGATTGTTCCCGATCCAGAATGGTTTGCTGGGATTAAAATCTCACAAGGAGTTCCAAATTCACCTACATTCAGCCTTATGGCTTCAAGTCCATTTGGTTTTAGGGGAGAAGCTGTTGCAGGTGGTGGATCCCGGATGTGGACACCTGGGCAAAGTGGGACATGCTCTCCTGCAATTGCAGCAGGCTCTGATCATACAGCTGATGTTCCAATGTCTGATATGGTTTCGGATGAGTTTGCATTTGGTAGCAGTGCAGCAGCAGGGCTAGTTGTGAAAGCGTGGGAAGGCGAGAGAATCCACGAAGAATGTGCAGATGATTTAGAGCTGACGCTTGGGAGCTCAAGGACCAGGTGAGTTCGCGTAAGTATTGGATTCAATAGACTCATGGCGTCTTTACTCAAAATATGCTGCTACAGATAAGCAATGCTTGCGTACTGAATTCCGCTGTCCACATCATGATATTTGCCTCCATAGCTTACTCTCAATTCAAAAGCACTGCAAAACGATTCAAGTTACGCGAGCTGTTGTTTGCTCAATTAGTCTTTTCTTACAACTTATATGATGTTTTCAAGATCTTTTCATTTGAGAGTCTCCAAATCTAAACTCCATTAGATGAATTGATACCAGTGTAGGAAATGCATGTCTGTCTTTCTTGATTTACTTATAGTAATGCTTTATGATTCAATTGAATTTGACTGTGTTATCATGGATAATTCTCATTGGGTTTTTCTGATAGAAGAgcattgtttctttctttccggcaaaaatatacatttgatCCCTCAATTATaccattgatttcatttttgtctttaatttttttttctcttaaaattgtccctcaactattcaaaAAAGTGTATGGACGACAGTGAAACTAGGGATATAATTGAGGGatcaaatgttatattttgctgTTTCTTTTCTGTAGATTTTGTGACATAATCATGTGATTTTCATGGCATACAGAGGTGACTTCTATCTTTTGACATTATGAAACAACACTTTATATACAGCCACAAATCCACAATACATCCTGACCACCACCACTACTCCATTGCCACCGCAATTCAAGAGGAAATTGTCTCCTTTGAATGCCAATGTGTGCTTTGCTTTTTTAGTATCTTTTGACCAAAAACCCCTGAAAGTGGATTTCcctgtgcatttttttttgttcttttgtatGGTCAAAAGGCTATATGATTATGACATTGATGTGTGCAAAGCACCAAAGAGCCTGGACCCCATTTGCCTTCTCCACTTTGTTGCCTGGTTCATACACTACTGATTAACTCAACTGGCTTGGTCGAGCTAATTATGGTACATGACTAATTATGTTGTTTGTTGGACTTATCCAATCCAATTCCATATGCCTGTGAGGAACCAATTATTGATTTTGACGTCATCCTACTGAAAATGACATTTTTATATAATATGGGCCTCAGTCATTTTGCCACTTCTTGTATTGTATTAGTATTaggtttcttttatatatatatatatatatatatatatatatatatatgacaaacaGCTGGAGCCAAATTTGTCTGGTGAACCAACTCCAGACAAAGTTGGTGTCCAATTTCATTTTGAGAAGGTGGGCTCCAATTATTCTATTCACTGAACTTGGTATGCTACTGAAATAGTGAAATGAGAtgattttactttcttttttttttgtctttgttttgaaTAATATTGACTCAATTCAAAGTAACAAATAATGCAAAAGACACACCTTTAATAAGTTTCGGTAAACTGTCTACTTCTCAAACGAAGACAATAATCACACAGAATTTCAATAAGAAAAGTTTTCTATGCCAAAAACTACTCAGAATCTCACTTGAAATAACAAACAATTCTTTCACACTCTTCCCAACGAAAATAGATCAACAAAACCTCAATGATGTCAAAGGGTTGttgcaaagaagaaaaaaaaaatgtctaacTTTTCGTCTTTTTCTCTTATTAGGATTTACAATATATAGTCTATTTATACCATATAAGAAGTTTCAGTTGAGTGAAACCCTAAAAGATCATAAATAAACTTCTTCGACGAAGGGTACCTTCTTTGAGGAAGGGCAATCTGTTCTCCAAAAAATCCATTTTTCGCCAATTTTCCAACCATCGTCAAATTATTACTTATTACTTGATACTGTATTCAAATTAGGTTGTGATATGTCACTAGCATGTGTGTTTTACTTTTTATGGTTTAAATAAGCTGGAGTGCCAGGGGACCATACTTGAGTCTTTAAATTGAAGAGACTCTGTTTGTCTCAACAAAATCATACTTCAAAACGGTTCATGAAGAgggattttttaaacaacaaatTAGTTTTAATCAAGAATAGGGAAATTAACTATTTTCCAATGAGGTATTTCTTTTTGTAAAATAATTTTCATGAACAAGCACTTTTCTACAAAACAAACAGAGCCTTAAAATgtacaatttttttgtttaattttgtacATCTATGTACAAAGTTGATACAAATAATGTACAAGTTTTTATAGCTAATGCATACGTATATGAAAAACGCATATGTTTGTATAACTGTAcatgtgttaaaaaaaaaatgtttttggcCTAGTGACGGCCACTCTTTAGATTTTTGGATGAGTTGAAGGTTTGAATCTTCCCACACGTTAAAAATAACtaacattaaaatcaatattacATTCACCAAAAAACACATTAAGGTTTGACATAGATTTTGTTGGTGTATTACTGTATTTTAagttaaatagaaaataatatatataatttgttaatGTGTAATCAAGTATTTGTTTTGTTAGCTTAATTAGATTACTAAGTGTGTTTTCTTAGAATCATCCCACATTGAATAAGAGAGAAGATGCACATAACTTGATAAGAATGAAAACCTTCTTGAGTTGTTAAGGTGGGTTTGGATATGGATCTAATAACCTGCGATCGAAAGGAAGTGAGAAGAGAGTGTTGAAAGAAGTACGAGATTACTAGAATTAATTTTTACCGATTTATTCGAATTTGAATGTGTTTTGATTCGTGGAGGAAATAGATATTTTATCACTTTATTGATTTCTAGGTATACATATATTTACTTGTTGAAAAATCAAAGTGAtacttttgaaaatttaaataatttcttCAAAAGGTTGAAAATCAATTTGGTAGAAAAATCCAAAGAACTAGAGGTCGTGAATATAAATCTTTCAATTCAACTATTTTATTCAATCTTTGAGAATAATTCATGAAAATATTGCATCGTACTCACGTGTCAAATGATGTTATTGAAAGAAATATTAGGACTTTAATACATTGACAAATATGATGTTGATTAACGTTGATGCTCCCTCTAGTTTTTGGGGTGAAGTTATTTTGACTGATTGTTACGTGTTGAATATAATGCCATATAAAAGAATAAATGTTTCATCTCAAAGAGGTTATACGTCAAACTTATCCTATGTGACTTTTTGTGATTGTCTTGCCTATGTAAAGCATCAACAGTGAGCAGACTTGTGCCCACGCTCTAGACACCCTAATCTTTGTTCAACTATCTATTTAACAAGTGCTACATTTCAATATACTTATAATAGACACACTTGaaccaacacttcatactcttTTCCTCCTTCTCTCTGTCTTTCTATCATTTCTCTCTTCCCTTATTGGTTTTGTGGGTTTGCAAGGCCGCCACATCCACTTTTTTCTCCCTAAGAGTTACTCCCTATATGGAGTATCAGctaaatttatgaaaaatttgAAGTGTCAAAAGATGCCCACTGTGGGCATCTATTGCTTGATATATCAAGAAAATACCATTTGAAGCACTCTAAATTGCTCCCACAGTGGTTGCTCTCCAAAAATtctatcctttttttttgtgcaatcgaAACTTTTCAAGAGTTACATACAAATTACTAGACAGTAGTGTTGCGGTTTGGATTTTGACTTTTAACTCCTCACTCTCGTCAGGGCAAGATGAGGATATGTTGGCCACTTGGTGTTGAACCATTGGTTAATTGGGTTCCACTTGTTCAACTAAGTGGCACTCCATAGTTGGAGTGTCGCTTAATTTTGGAGCActctttagtgtttttcaaGAGTGAAAAATGCCCTCATTGCAGACGTATAGCACTTGATATATCAATAAAGCAAGATTTGAAGCACTTGATACGTaaaccattgtggatgctctaaatcTATCACAATTTATACTTCCTTGGATATGCATTGCATGCTAAAGCGAAACAGATTTTTTGActcacaaaaatatttttgagttTGATAATGCAATTTTCCATGGAGaaaattttccttttaaattgTAAATGGTTGGGTTAATCAAGTTAAACAAAATGAGCTTCTGAATTTACTAATTCGAACAATAGAACCAAGGAGTAAAAGCTTTAGATTAACTTTGGTTTTCTAATTTTTATGGTTTAATTTCTGAGGATCCTCTCATCACTTCATAAgaaattttgacatcatttgatgcAATATTTTGAGGAGATACTGTAAATGATGAGATGAAGTCTCTAATTTCCAACAATACCTGAAAATTAATTGACTTACAATCGACCGTCGGAAGTTTTTTAAAGTAAACTCTTGAAGGTTGATAACAGTAGAGGAAAGTAGACATTCACGTCTGTCGAGAAAATAAACAGTCCGATCATATCTGCTGGTTGTTTGCAAGTGAACAAGAAACCAGACAGTCATTGTCTCTCGGGTTGTTTGTAACTGTCAAAAAATCTACGCCACAAAATAGTTGACTGTTGCTAGATTTCTTCTTGGCTAGAGAGCAATGATTCTTGAACAGTATATTTTGGTAAAAGCTAAGTGCAATTTGGCAAAGGAGTGAAGAGGATGGTCATGTTGATTATTGATAACAAAAAGGGAATGATCGTGTTCATTATTGAGAACAAAATCGAGATTGTTATATTATAAAAGTTACTCTAGGGATAATATGTTGATCTTCCAAGAGCTCACATCGACGGTAAGGTTTGGCACCTCAACGTCGGCTCTTTGTCACCTGTGGCTGTAGTGTGTTCTATGGGTTGAGTTGTTCGTCCATTAAAGCAGAACGTGAGCTGGTTCAGAAC
Proteins encoded in this region:
- the LOC119985489 gene encoding uncharacterized protein LOC119985489, whose protein sequence is MSCWTAKGMMQLKILWVSECAMMTSIVECVGECEAEDDIIFHQLKQLHIASIPNLSSFCDSAKHAFKLPSLEYVTVESCPNMKTFCEGPLSTFKLRYVYSHGRRWNGNPNATIQTLHKEMIMAIRIQSQFRRHVARRDFIALRMASIVIQSAVRGKASKYVINYMKR
- the LOC119986022 gene encoding BES1/BZR1 homolog protein 4-like, encoding MTSGSRLPTWKERENNKRRERRRRAIAAKIFAGLRMFGNYKLPKHCDNNEVLKALCNEAGWIVEPDGTTYRKGCKPVERMDIVGGSATVSPCSSYHPSPCASYNPSPCASYNPSPCASYNPSPASSSFPSPASSSYAANPNADGSSLIPWLKNLSSASSSSSSRHPHLYIHSGSISAPVTPPLSSPTCRTPRVKCAWEDQPARAGWGGQHYSVPPSSTPPSPGRQIVPDPEWFAGIKISQGVPNSPTFSLMASSPFGFRGEAVAGGGSRMWTPGQSGTCSPAIAAGSDHTADVPMSDMVSDEFAFGSSAAAGLVVKAWEGERIHEECADDLELTLGSSRTR